One Bacteriovorax sp. Seq25_V DNA window includes the following coding sequences:
- a CDS encoding tol-pal system YbgF family protein: MKKLLQITTGSLILASLSSCGFMEHVEQRAAVLNSLEDKVLSLNEENQYLRNDIRELKYKIKTLENKNFYLETQLKEKPTMPAMAKAASSTSRSIASVAPMNTNDLVKFDVYKWKPEQMLTIAQKEFDSKNYEKSAQFFSEFSNKYPSDSNLNDKFLFQAGIASFESGKHYEWSEKYLSQLVERYPTSEYYLGSKLWLGLTYLKQGREKEFFAVVEEFRKKYRNTPEWNILSGHYEKIVQKYKSN; encoded by the coding sequence ATGAAAAAACTATTACAAATTACGACAGGATCACTAATTTTGGCATCACTATCATCATGTGGCTTTATGGAACATGTTGAGCAACGTGCTGCTGTACTTAATTCTCTTGAGGATAAAGTTCTATCTCTAAACGAGGAGAACCAGTATCTAAGAAATGATATCAGAGAATTAAAATACAAAATTAAGACTCTTGAAAATAAAAACTTCTATCTTGAAACTCAATTGAAAGAAAAGCCTACGATGCCAGCAATGGCCAAAGCGGCGAGTTCTACGAGTCGATCGATTGCAAGCGTTGCTCCAATGAATACAAATGATCTTGTAAAGTTTGACGTTTACAAGTGGAAGCCTGAACAAATGTTGACCATCGCTCAAAAAGAATTTGATTCGAAGAATTATGAAAAGAGTGCTCAATTCTTTTCCGAGTTCTCAAATAAGTACCCATCGGATTCTAATCTAAATGATAAGTTTCTTTTTCAGGCGGGTATTGCTTCGTTTGAATCAGGAAAGCACTATGAGTGGAGTGAGAAGTATCTTTCTCAACTTGTAGAGAGATATCCAACGTCTGAATACTACCTAGGTTCGAAGCTATGGCTAGGACTAACTTATCTTAAGCAAGGTAGAGAGAAAGAGTTTTTTGCTGTTGTAGAAGAATTTAGAAAGAAATATAGAAACACTCCGGAATGGAATATTTTAAGTGGTCACTATGAAAAGATTGTTCAAAAATATAAGTCAAATTAG
- the guaB gene encoding IMP dehydrogenase — MSKILSDNALTYDDVLIRPGYSETLPSEVSLNTRFSRNIALNIPIVSAAMDTVTEAKTAIVMAQEGGIGVVHKNMSADLQAFEVEKVKKFVSGMVSNPITVGPETLLSEVVAITAKHSITGVPVVDKDQILVGILTSRDMRFENNLNQKVKDIMTPAERLIKAEIGIELEQAKAILHKHRIEKLPVVDKSGKIKGLITIKDILKNIEYPNSNKDSLGRLRVAAAIGVGPKEVERAKALIEAQVDCIIIDTAHGHSKGVIEMVKKVRDLTPTGQVVDIIAGNVATQKACEDLIKVGVDGVKVGIGPGSICTTRVVAGIGVPQLSAVIECAAACKKANIPFIADGGIKYSGDIVKAIAAGASCVMLGSLFAGCDETPGEMIFYQGRTYKVYRGMGSLGAMKLGSKDRYGQASVEDKKLVPEGIEGQVPYRGPLASNIYQLIGGLRSGMGYVGAKTIDELQEKAEFIKITAASLKESHPHDVMITKEAPNYSID; from the coding sequence ATGTCTAAGATTTTATCTGATAATGCATTAACTTATGATGACGTCCTGATTAGACCAGGATATTCAGAAACATTACCTTCTGAAGTATCTCTCAACACAAGATTCAGTCGAAACATTGCTTTGAATATTCCAATTGTTTCAGCGGCGATGGATACAGTTACGGAAGCAAAGACCGCAATTGTAATGGCGCAGGAAGGTGGAATCGGTGTTGTTCACAAGAATATGAGTGCTGATCTTCAAGCTTTTGAAGTTGAAAAGGTAAAGAAATTTGTTTCAGGAATGGTTTCAAACCCAATTACTGTTGGTCCTGAAACACTTCTAAGTGAAGTGGTGGCAATAACGGCTAAACATAGCATTACAGGTGTTCCGGTTGTCGATAAGGATCAAATTCTCGTTGGGATTCTAACGAGTCGTGATATGAGATTTGAGAATAATCTTAATCAGAAGGTTAAGGATATTATGACACCTGCTGAAAGATTAATTAAGGCAGAGATTGGAATTGAATTAGAACAGGCGAAGGCAATTCTTCATAAGCATCGAATTGAAAAATTACCTGTTGTTGATAAGAGTGGAAAAATCAAAGGTCTTATCACTATCAAAGATATTTTAAAAAATATTGAATACCCAAATTCAAATAAGGATTCTCTTGGAAGACTTCGTGTAGCTGCAGCAATTGGAGTAGGTCCAAAAGAAGTAGAGAGGGCGAAGGCTCTTATTGAAGCTCAAGTGGATTGTATTATTATTGATACAGCTCACGGACATTCTAAGGGTGTTATTGAAATGGTGAAGAAAGTCAGAGACCTTACTCCTACTGGCCAAGTTGTAGATATTATCGCCGGTAACGTAGCGACTCAAAAAGCTTGCGAAGATCTTATTAAAGTTGGTGTTGATGGGGTAAAGGTTGGAATTGGCCCAGGATCAATTTGTACAACTCGTGTGGTTGCTGGAATTGGTGTTCCTCAGCTTTCGGCCGTTATTGAATGTGCGGCAGCCTGTAAAAAAGCAAATATTCCTTTTATCGCTGATGGTGGGATTAAGTATTCAGGCGATATCGTTAAGGCAATCGCAGCAGGTGCGAGTTGTGTCATGTTAGGTTCTCTATTTGCTGGGTGTGATGAAACGCCAGGTGAGATGATTTTCTATCAAGGACGTACATATAAGGTATATCGTGGAATGGGTTCTTTGGGGGCGATGAAACTAGGATCAAAAGATCGTTATGGACAAGCAAGTGTTGAAGATAAAAAGCTTGTTCCTGAAGGAATTGAAGGGCAAGTTCCATACCGTGGACCACTTGCAAGTAATATCTATCAGCTTATCGGTGGCCTAAGATCAGGTATGGGATATGTTGGTGCTAAGACAATTGATGAGCTTCAAGAAAAAGCAGAGTTTATCAAAATTACAGCTGCTTCATTGAAAGAGAGTCATCCACATGATGTTATGATTACTAAAGAAGCACCTAATTATTCAATTGATTAA
- the guaA gene encoding glutamine-hydrolyzing GMP synthase yields the protein MSLRQIWIVDFGSQYTQLITRKSRELGFSSEIITVKKARDLFSEGKKPKALVLSGGPQSVFEDENDYSFILDQVDLPILGVCYGMQLMGKYFGGTVEKGTIGEYGHASLNFQNNFSIDGVPTSINVWMSHSDHITKLPDDFELVMSSHNGLVAAIKHNTRPVLGLQFHPEVEHSTHGKDILNYFFKDIAGLEVDWSATEMLDEAKQLVKGVEKSNVLCAFSGGVDSLVAATLAHEVIGDNLYCFFVDHGLLRPQDYHHIETLKNETQLNIEILNVKDEFLSKLAGKSDPEEKRKTIGKTFIEVFEKKVHEYESERGIKFDYLLQGTLYPDVIESISPHEEDGKSVTIKSHHNVGGLPERMKLKLLEPLRYLFKDEVRQMGEKLGLAYEWTHRHPFPGPGIGIRVLGELTAERILKVQHSDQILFEELTKANLYNSTWQALTVLLPVKTVGVKGDARAYEEVICLRMVNSSDGMTATWTDMPHEFLSKVSARITNEVKGVTRVVYDITSKPPGTIEWE from the coding sequence ATGAGTTTAAGACAAATATGGATTGTAGATTTTGGTTCCCAGTATACGCAACTAATTACGAGAAAGTCTCGTGAGCTTGGTTTTTCAAGTGAGATTATTACAGTAAAAAAAGCGCGCGATCTTTTTAGTGAAGGTAAAAAGCCAAAGGCCCTAGTTCTATCGGGTGGACCTCAATCAGTTTTTGAGGATGAGAACGATTATAGTTTTATTCTTGACCAGGTAGACCTGCCGATCTTGGGTGTGTGTTATGGAATGCAACTGATGGGGAAATACTTTGGTGGTACGGTAGAAAAGGGAACGATCGGAGAGTACGGCCATGCAAGTCTTAACTTTCAGAATAATTTTTCAATTGATGGTGTTCCAACTTCAATTAATGTTTGGATGAGTCACTCTGATCATATTACGAAACTTCCAGATGATTTTGAACTTGTGATGTCATCTCACAATGGGTTAGTTGCTGCCATTAAGCACAACACAAGACCTGTGTTGGGATTGCAGTTTCATCCGGAAGTGGAGCATAGTACTCACGGTAAAGATATTCTAAATTACTTTTTCAAAGATATTGCAGGTCTTGAAGTTGACTGGAGTGCAACAGAGATGCTTGATGAAGCTAAGCAGCTCGTTAAAGGTGTCGAGAAATCGAATGTGCTTTGTGCATTTTCTGGTGGAGTAGATTCTCTTGTTGCAGCGACGCTCGCTCATGAAGTTATTGGTGATAATCTTTACTGCTTCTTTGTTGATCATGGACTACTTCGTCCGCAGGATTATCATCATATTGAAACATTAAAAAATGAAACACAATTAAATATAGAAATCTTAAACGTAAAGGATGAGTTCCTTTCAAAACTCGCTGGAAAAAGTGATCCTGAAGAAAAGCGAAAAACGATTGGGAAAACTTTTATTGAAGTTTTTGAAAAGAAAGTTCATGAATATGAAAGTGAAAGAGGAATTAAATTTGATTACCTATTACAGGGAACTCTTTACCCAGATGTTATCGAGTCTATTTCTCCGCATGAAGAAGATGGAAAGTCTGTAACAATTAAGTCTCACCATAATGTTGGAGGGCTTCCTGAGAGAATGAAGCTAAAGCTTCTTGAGCCTCTGAGATATCTTTTTAAAGATGAAGTAAGGCAAATGGGTGAGAAGTTAGGACTTGCCTATGAGTGGACACATCGTCATCCATTTCCTGGTCCAGGTATCGGAATTCGTGTGCTTGGGGAATTGACAGCAGAAAGAATTTTAAAAGTTCAACATAGTGATCAGATTTTATTTGAAGAGCTTACAAAAGCGAATCTCTATAATTCTACTTGGCAGGCACTGACTGTTCTTCTCCCAGTGAAAACAGTCGGAGTTAAAGGAGATGCAAGGGCCTATGAAGAGGTTATTTGTTTAAGAATGGTAAACTCATCAGATGGGATGACGGCTACTTGGACAGATATGCCACATGAGTTCTTGTCAAAAGTCTCTGCCCGCATTACAAATGAAGTTAAGGGAGTGACGAGAGTCGTTTACGATATTACCTCTAAGCCCCCTGGAACAATTGAGTGGGAGTAA
- a CDS encoding PPC domain-containing DNA-binding protein: MDFIRLKEDVFFVRLDRGDKVNETLKNFCIEHEIKCARLHGIGALHKVELGYYDYDADLYDRRPFEGEYELLSMEGNVSLMEEDTFVHLHVSMSNEKFEAIGGHLFEAEVAVTLECFIEIYDADFVRLKGHKEKFRPISF; encoded by the coding sequence ATGGACTTTATTAGACTTAAAGAAGATGTTTTCTTTGTACGCCTTGACCGTGGTGACAAGGTAAATGAAACTTTGAAGAACTTCTGTATTGAGCATGAGATTAAGTGTGCTCGTCTCCATGGTATCGGTGCTCTTCATAAAGTAGAGCTTGGTTATTATGATTATGATGCCGATCTTTATGATAGAAGACCTTTTGAAGGGGAGTATGAACTTCTTTCGATGGAAGGAAATGTCTCTTTAATGGAAGAGGATACTTTTGTTCACCTGCATGTTTCTATGAGTAATGAAAAGTTTGAGGCGATTGGTGGGCATCTCTTTGAAGCTGAAGTCGCAGTAACACTTGAATGTTTTATCGAAATTTATGATGCAGATTTTGTTCGTCTAAAGGGCCATAAGGAAAAGTTTCGTCCAATTTCATTCTGA
- a CDS encoding VOC family protein: MYSQYYHIIDSTLEFLNSIKIPTPLVCDHICYRVTSLEKYYIAKEEALKISSLVTETIVRGRPISIFKFHTPINYKGLVIKSLELPAPKEGSPYKEGFEHLEFVVNNLQALIKNNTHIEFDLSGSNRELNPEVALAISSDYNVKFHPLDILDVIAIEEKANITEVK; the protein is encoded by the coding sequence ATGTACTCACAATATTATCATATTATAGATTCAACTCTGGAGTTTTTAAACTCAATTAAAATACCGACTCCACTAGTATGTGATCATATTTGCTATCGTGTTACATCCTTAGAGAAGTATTATATCGCTAAAGAAGAAGCTCTTAAAATTTCATCCCTTGTTACTGAGACAATAGTAAGAGGGCGTCCAATTTCCATTTTTAAATTTCACACACCTATTAATTATAAAGGACTTGTAATCAAGAGCCTGGAATTACCTGCTCCTAAAGAAGGAAGTCCTTACAAAGAAGGCTTTGAGCACCTTGAGTTCGTGGTTAATAACCTTCAAGCTCTCATCAAAAATAACACACATATTGAATTCGACCTCAGTGGTTCAAATCGTGAGCTCAATCCCGAAGTCGCACTGGCAATTTCTAGTGATTATAACGTAAAATTTCACCCGCTTGATATTCTCGATGTAATCGCAATTGAAGAAAAAGCAAATATCACCGAAGTGAAGTAA
- a CDS encoding FecR domain-containing protein, whose translation MKAVVCVVVLFLSLEIWAQSAKVLRLHGDVFLNDVPVTAGKKLSAGDVLNAKGKSSFFVVEYNNGTRFMLKQGILKIVSLGELEDTVELKEGTIFTKVKKSLTGKTNFSVRTSKASMGVRGTQFFIQELSDESYLCVCEGSVEVKKNLGSKVLVEKGEDIHIKEVGELIKLPATEQMMTMGEEVFSTF comes from the coding sequence ATGAAAGCTGTAGTGTGTGTGGTTGTTTTATTCCTATCTTTAGAAATATGGGCGCAAAGTGCAAAAGTGCTTCGATTACATGGAGATGTCTTTTTAAATGATGTACCAGTAACGGCCGGGAAAAAGTTAAGCGCGGGTGATGTATTGAATGCTAAGGGAAAGTCGAGTTTCTTTGTTGTCGAATATAATAATGGAACAAGGTTTATGCTAAAGCAGGGGATATTAAAAATTGTTTCTTTAGGTGAACTTGAAGATACTGTTGAGCTCAAAGAAGGAACAATATTCACGAAGGTGAAAAAGTCTCTGACTGGTAAGACTAATTTTTCTGTAAGAACTTCAAAAGCTTCGATGGGGGTTCGCGGTACGCAATTTTTTATTCAAGAGTTATCTGATGAGTCTTACTTATGTGTTTGTGAAGGATCTGTAGAAGTCAAAAAGAATCTTGGTTCAAAAGTATTAGTTGAAAAGGGTGAAGATATTCACATTAAAGAAGTTGGGGAGTTAATAAAGCTTCCCGCTACAGAGCAGATGATGACAATGGGAGAAGAGGTCTTCTCTACTTTTTAG
- a CDS encoding PP2C family serine/threonine-protein phosphatase, which translates to MGLKYNLQTFNNQNLDKVSELTFSNGELHLYSLRSVSHDQNEDSYGFLEIDRELKFFFVADGMGGHQGGAKASELICKVIDEHISTLKKYDDREFRNIIIDAIEKSNAEINNLKIGAGSTFSAIQITESGARFFNSGDSMGLHLGSRGKLKHKVIEHSPLGFAIEAGVTTREQSNIADNIISNALGFSPMWLELSEVIPFTDGDLLSVFTDGVLTTHKIDEISDVLIADLFQTRLANLFTQMTSDPNKFLGDDTTIMLFKLGAQKENSTDPSKATSQA; encoded by the coding sequence ATGGGATTAAAATACAACCTTCAAACTTTTAACAATCAAAATCTCGACAAAGTGTCAGAGCTTACATTTTCTAATGGAGAGCTACATCTCTACTCTCTTCGTTCAGTAAGCCACGACCAAAATGAAGACTCATATGGCTTCTTAGAAATAGATCGTGAATTAAAATTCTTCTTTGTCGCTGATGGAATGGGCGGTCACCAAGGCGGAGCGAAGGCAAGTGAACTCATCTGCAAAGTTATTGACGAGCATATTTCAACACTAAAGAAATATGATGACAGAGAATTTAGAAATATCATCATCGATGCAATTGAAAAATCAAATGCTGAAATAAATAATTTAAAAATCGGAGCTGGTAGTACTTTCTCCGCAATTCAAATTACAGAAAGTGGCGCACGATTCTTTAATAGTGGAGACTCCATGGGACTCCACCTCGGAAGTCGAGGAAAACTAAAGCATAAAGTAATTGAACACTCACCTCTTGGCTTTGCAATAGAGGCCGGAGTCACAACACGAGAGCAAAGTAATATTGCGGATAATATTATTTCTAATGCTCTTGGCTTCTCTCCGATGTGGCTAGAACTTAGCGAAGTTATACCATTCACTGACGGTGATCTTTTATCAGTCTTCACAGATGGTGTGCTAACAACGCATAAGATAGATGAGATCAGCGACGTTTTGATCGCCGACCTATTTCAAACGCGTCTTGCTAATCTATTCACACAAATGACTTCAGACCCAAATAAATTTTTAGGAGATGATACGACGATCATGCTCTTTAAATTAGGCGCACAAAAAGAGAATAGCACTGATCCATCAAAAGCTACTTCTCAGGCCTAA
- a CDS encoding protein kinase: MAKTHIKEFNFPAGKVIASKYEIIECIGSGWEGEVYKVQEVGTNVLRAAKFYLPQRNIKNKTASLYAKKLYKLRNYPIVIQYINQETIQFHGEKITLLITDFIEGETLHEFLKRQKGKRMDVLNALVLLHKLVLGIMDMHGSKEYHGDLHSKNILIKPYGLGYDVKVLDMFDYGPPKVKDFKDDLCDLIKIFHECLGGRKHYAKQPPMVKEICLGLKKNLILKKFRNLTSLKVYLENLEWD; this comes from the coding sequence ATGGCCAAAACACATATTAAAGAATTTAACTTTCCGGCCGGAAAAGTCATCGCAAGCAAGTACGAAATAATTGAATGCATTGGTTCTGGATGGGAAGGGGAAGTCTACAAAGTTCAAGAAGTCGGCACCAATGTTTTAAGGGCCGCCAAATTTTATCTCCCACAACGTAATATCAAAAATAAGACAGCAAGTTTGTATGCTAAGAAATTATATAAACTTAGAAATTATCCAATCGTAATCCAGTATATTAATCAAGAGACAATTCAATTCCATGGAGAGAAAATCACTCTACTCATCACTGACTTCATCGAAGGTGAGACACTACATGAGTTCCTAAAGAGACAAAAAGGGAAAAGAATGGATGTGCTAAACGCTCTGGTTCTTCTTCATAAACTAGTCCTTGGTATCATGGATATGCACGGTTCTAAAGAATACCATGGAGATCTTCACTCAAAAAATATCCTAATCAAGCCTTATGGCCTGGGCTATGATGTTAAAGTTCTTGATATGTTTGACTACGGTCCACCAAAGGTAAAAGACTTTAAAGACGATCTTTGCGATCTGATTAAAATCTTTCATGAGTGTCTTGGCGGCAGAAAGCATTATGCAAAACAACCTCCAATGGTGAAAGAGATTTGTCTTGGCCTAAAGAAGAATCTTATTCTCAAAAAATTTAGAAATCTCACATCTCTGAAAGTTTACTTGGAGAACTTAGAATGGGATTAA
- the dnaE gene encoding DNA polymerase III subunit alpha, with the protein MSEQTSFRESHPNSFVHLHLHTQYSLLDGAIRLKDLIPRAQELGVPAIAQTDHGNMFGAIDFYNRCHAAGIKPILGSEVYFTPGSRHDRSAAKRAKTVGSQDAEESSRQIHHLILLAKNNTGYKNLCKLLSRAYMEGFYYKPRTDIELLREYSEGLICTTACLKGEVGYNFFTGQDERAVRAIEKLSEIFGPDDFYLEIQENGIPEQKIVNEKVIDFARKNNIKLVATNDAHYMTPEDATAQEVLLCIQTGKTYADENRMRMTTQEFYYKSPEEMRAAFHYCPEACDNTLEIADKCNVTLKWTDDTGKQIYHLPDYPIDTGESPSEYFARVAKEGLEERFAGPHFRKLVQQDNWETELKQQYYDRLQYEVDMINQMGFPGYFLIVADFIQWSLRNGIPVGPGRGSGAGSLAAYSLKITNIDPLPYNLLFERFINPERISMPDFDVDFCQSGRQRVIEYVTHKYGEDKVGQIITFGKLQAKAVVKDVARVFDLSFAEANMISKLIPDEIGISLEKAIDTEPKLQELIETDQKIKQIFTIARRLEGLYRHAGIHAAGVVITNEPLVEYCPLFKGAKGEKVIQFDKDFGEMIGLVKFDFLGLKTLTVIDHAQKFVRRDCDEVFDIEKIDYEDKKVFDFIGDGHTTGVFQLESSGMIDLCKRIQPDSIDDITAINALYRPGPMGSGMHDEFVEIKHGRKPETYLFEELRPILKDTYGIIIYQEQVMNIARTIAGYSLGQADMLRRAMGKKKASEMEKHKQIFLAGAKERNYDLEKAEYLYDLMAKFAEYGFNKSHAVAYSYISYQTAFLKHYYPAQFFAGLLSTELSNTEKITIYINDAKNYGISVLAPCVNESLWLFNVVEGNIRFGMGAIKGVGEAAVDEMIREREENGPYTGFVDFCERVNLKNINKRVLEALIKVGAFKDCEQKLNRKTMLENMEMIVSYANKKQEEKLLGQVNLFDMGGDDVAAMNGADMLDIHHVDDFDDREKLLYEAELMGIYVSGHPLDRYQGVIEQMASMPISQIQSFDGQGKRDMILAGMIVEKKDIMTKKGDRMCFATLEDLTGKIECIVFPKTYAEFAEFLSTDEPIILTGQVNLSEEPRKFFPSKIQKLKEEAEQRVTSVRINVKMDGVNLSRIDRLKQILLGYRGSVPLHLVFENELGRARIPLGDSFLVNPTPQMAAKVNEILDDNAVRFVVDGRLEEVVVNQ; encoded by the coding sequence ATGTCAGAACAAACTTCTTTTAGAGAAAGCCATCCAAACAGCTTTGTTCATCTTCACTTGCACACTCAATACTCTCTTTTAGATGGTGCAATTAGGTTAAAAGATTTAATCCCAAGAGCTCAAGAACTTGGTGTTCCGGCCATCGCACAAACAGATCATGGAAATATGTTTGGAGCGATTGATTTTTATAATCGTTGTCACGCAGCTGGAATAAAACCGATATTGGGTTCAGAAGTTTATTTTACTCCTGGCTCCCGTCACGATAGAAGTGCCGCAAAGAGAGCTAAGACTGTTGGCTCTCAGGATGCTGAGGAGTCTTCACGTCAAATTCACCACCTCATTCTTTTAGCAAAAAATAATACTGGTTATAAAAATTTATGTAAGCTTCTTTCTCGAGCTTATATGGAAGGGTTTTACTATAAGCCACGTACAGATATTGAACTTCTTCGAGAGTATTCAGAAGGACTGATTTGTACAACCGCATGTCTCAAAGGTGAGGTTGGTTATAACTTCTTCACTGGGCAAGATGAAAGAGCTGTTAGAGCAATTGAGAAGCTAAGTGAAATTTTTGGACCTGATGATTTCTATCTCGAGATTCAAGAAAATGGTATCCCTGAACAGAAAATTGTTAACGAAAAAGTAATTGATTTCGCTAGAAAAAATAATATTAAACTAGTGGCGACAAACGATGCTCACTATATGACTCCTGAAGATGCGACAGCGCAGGAAGTTCTTCTATGTATTCAGACAGGGAAGACATATGCTGACGAAAATCGAATGAGGATGACGACACAGGAGTTCTATTATAAGTCTCCTGAAGAAATGCGAGCTGCATTCCATTACTGTCCTGAGGCGTGTGATAATACTTTAGAAATCGCTGATAAATGTAATGTGACTTTGAAATGGACGGATGACACTGGTAAACAAATTTATCACCTTCCTGATTATCCAATTGATACAGGAGAGTCTCCTTCAGAATATTTTGCTCGAGTGGCAAAAGAAGGTCTTGAAGAAAGATTTGCTGGTCCACATTTTAGAAAGTTAGTTCAGCAAGATAATTGGGAAACTGAGCTTAAGCAACAGTACTATGACCGTCTTCAATATGAAGTAGATATGATTAATCAGATGGGCTTCCCTGGGTACTTTCTTATCGTTGCTGACTTCATTCAATGGTCTCTTCGAAATGGAATTCCTGTTGGACCTGGACGTGGTTCTGGGGCGGGGTCTTTGGCAGCATACTCGTTGAAAATTACGAATATTGATCCGCTTCCATATAATCTTCTCTTTGAAAGATTCATCAACCCTGAACGTATCTCGATGCCTGACTTCGATGTTGACTTCTGTCAAAGTGGTCGTCAAAGAGTTATCGAATATGTGACTCATAAATATGGTGAAGATAAAGTAGGACAGATCATTACTTTCGGAAAGCTTCAAGCTAAGGCCGTTGTAAAAGACGTTGCCCGTGTATTTGATCTTTCATTTGCTGAAGCAAATATGATTTCAAAATTAATTCCAGATGAGATAGGAATTAGTTTAGAAAAAGCAATTGATACGGAACCAAAACTTCAAGAGCTCATTGAAACAGATCAAAAAATTAAGCAGATCTTTACGATCGCAAGAAGGCTCGAAGGATTATACCGTCACGCAGGTATCCACGCTGCAGGCGTTGTTATTACAAATGAGCCGCTTGTTGAGTACTGTCCACTTTTTAAAGGTGCGAAGGGCGAAAAAGTTATACAGTTTGATAAAGACTTTGGAGAGATGATTGGTCTTGTTAAGTTTGACTTCCTCGGTCTTAAAACATTAACAGTTATTGATCACGCTCAAAAATTTGTAAGAAGAGATTGTGACGAAGTTTTTGATATTGAAAAGATTGATTACGAAGATAAGAAAGTTTTCGATTTCATTGGAGACGGACACACGACAGGAGTATTCCAGTTAGAATCTTCGGGGATGATTGACCTTTGTAAGAGAATTCAACCAGACTCTATTGATGATATTACCGCAATTAACGCTCTTTATAGACCAGGTCCGATGGGATCAGGGATGCATGATGAGTTTGTTGAAATCAAGCACGGTAGAAAGCCTGAGACTTATTTATTTGAAGAGTTGAGACCTATTTTAAAAGATACTTACGGAATTATTATTTACCAAGAGCAGGTAATGAATATTGCCCGTACAATTGCCGGTTACTCACTTGGACAAGCGGATATGCTTAGACGAGCGATGGGGAAAAAGAAAGCAAGTGAAATGGAAAAGCACAAGCAGATTTTCTTGGCCGGAGCGAAAGAGAGAAACTACGATCTTGAAAAGGCCGAGTATCTTTATGACCTTATGGCGAAGTTTGCTGAGTATGGTTTCAATAAGTCTCATGCGGTTGCTTATTCTTATATTTCGTATCAAACTGCATTTTTAAAGCACTACTATCCAGCACAATTCTTTGCAGGCCTATTAAGTACGGAACTTTCAAATACTGAAAAGATTACTATTTATATCAATGACGCCAAAAATTATGGCATCAGTGTTCTCGCTCCATGTGTTAACGAATCTCTTTGGTTATTCAACGTAGTTGAAGGAAATATTCGTTTTGGTATGGGAGCAATCAAAGGTGTTGGTGAAGCAGCTGTTGATGAGATGATACGTGAAAGAGAAGAAAATGGCCCATATACAGGGTTCGTTGATTTTTGCGAAAGAGTAAATCTTAAAAATATTAACAAGAGAGTTCTTGAAGCACTAATTAAAGTTGGTGCCTTCAAAGATTGTGAACAAAAGTTAAATCGTAAGACGATGCTTGAGAATATGGAGATGATTGTTTCTTATGCCAATAAGAAGCAAGAAGAAAAACTTCTAGGGCAAGTAAACCTCTTTGATATGGGTGGTGATGATGTTGCAGCAATGAATGGTGCTGACATGCTTGATATCCACCATGTTGATGACTTCGATGATAGAGAAAAACTTCTCTATGAAGCTGAGTTGATGGGTATTTATGTTTCTGGTCATCCTCTTGATCGTTATCAGGGAGTTATTGAGCAGATGGCATCAATGCCAATTTCACAAATTCAATCTTTCGATGGTCAAGGTAAGAGAGATATGATTCTTGCCGGAATGATCGTTGAGAAGAAAGATATTATGACCAAGAAAGGGGATCGCATGTGTTTTGCAACCCTTGAAGATTTAACAGGAAAGATTGAGTGTATTGTTTTCCCTAAGACTTATGCTGAGTTTGCAGAGTTCTTAAGTACAGATGAACCGATTATCTTGACTGGTCAAGTCAACCTTTCGGAGGAGCCTCGTAAGTTTTTTCCATCAAAAATTCAAAAACTTAAGGAAGAAGCTGAACAAAGGGTTACCTCAGTTCGAATTAATGTTAAAATGGATGGAGTAAATCTAAGTCGAATCGACAGATTGAAACAGATTTTATTAGGTTACCGTGGAAGTGTACCCCTTCACTTGGTTTTTGAAAATGAACTGGGTCGAGCGAGAATTCCATTAGGAGATAGCTTTCTTGTTAACCCTACGCCACAGATGGCCGCGAAGGTGAATGAGATTCTTGATGATAACGCAGTAAGATTTGTTGTCGATGGGAGACTAGAAGAAGTAGTTGTTAACCAATAA